The Marinifilum sp. JC120 genome window below encodes:
- a CDS encoding rhodanese-like domain-containing protein, with amino-acid sequence MKFGKITSFLVKALVLCLVSAGLAVAFNTARTKPYTITELNNPQPPEIGEINTVDLVQDFAPGKFFFVDARSDMEFSMGHIPGALSIPSGLEDEAFAAKLVLIDQNLPVIIYCDGLECGKSLIVAKKLIKNGFRSVSVYTEGIDGWLGAGMDLEAN; translated from the coding sequence ATGAAGTTTGGAAAGATCACATCCTTTCTGGTTAAGGCGTTAGTTCTATGCCTTGTCTCTGCTGGTCTGGCTGTTGCGTTCAACACGGCCCGCACTAAACCGTATACCATTACGGAATTAAATAATCCGCAACCCCCTGAAATCGGCGAGATTAATACCGTTGATTTAGTGCAGGACTTTGCTCCCGGTAAGTTCTTTTTTGTTGATGCCCGCAGTGATATGGAATTCTCCATGGGGCATATTCCCGGGGCATTGAGTATTCCGTCCGGCCTTGAAGATGAGGCATTTGCTGCAAAGCTGGTTTTGATTGATCAGAATCTTCCGGTAATAATTTATTGTGACGGACTTGAATGTGGCAAAAGTTTGATTGTAGCTAAAAAACTAATCAAGAATGGATTCAGGAGCGTTTCAGTGTACACTGAAGGAATTGACGGCTGGTTAGGGGCCGGAATGGATCTGGAGGCAAACTGA